The following proteins are co-located in the Apium graveolens cultivar Ventura chromosome 5, ASM990537v1, whole genome shotgun sequence genome:
- the LOC141724592 gene encoding protein phosphatase 2C and cyclic nucleotide-binding/kinase domain-containing protein isoform X3: MLELLKLVFFHLLPRMRMTMKLETNRVTLGTMKQRGFYPDALDKANQDSFCIHTPFGTNPNDHFFGVFDGHGEYGAQCSQFVKQKLCENLLRNSRFHMDAVEACYASFLKTNSELHDDDIDDSMSGTTAITVLVRDGTIYVANSGDSRAVIAERRGANIVAVDLSIDQTPFRDDELERVRLCGARVLTLDQIEGLKNPDVQCWDTEEGDDGDPPRLWVPNGMYPGTAFTRSIGDSIAESIGVVGNPEIVAFELTADHPFFVLASDGVFEFLSSQAVVDMVGKYKDPRDACAAIVAESYRLWLQYETRTDDITVIVVHISGLINSSGGQSASPSDVLKPPLPQFVEISGSESPSVMGWNIRHQRVRQDISRTRLRAIESSLENGQVWVPPSPAHRKTWEEEAHIERALHDHFLFRKLTDSQCHVLLDCMQRVEFQPGDIVVKLGGEGDCFYVVGSGVFEVLAKQDETSGEVPKVLQQYTAEKLSSFGELALMYNKPLQASVRAVTHGTLWALKREDFRGILMSEFSNLSSLKLLRSVDLLSKLTILQLSHIADSLSEVFFSDGQILIDRNEDLQGLYIVQKGQVIINYDLEAVRDRNPTSLLSESLNQQNTAASNKESTVKKTEGSYFGEWTLVGESIESLSATAVGNVTCAVLTKEKFESIVGPLVKLPQDDYYKSSESSARFPKDSAGRIDPSTLSTVQLSDLEWRTCKYSTDCSEIGLVLVRNSAENLLTLKRFSKQKIRNLAKEAQVLKEKDLLKSLSHSSSVPQLLCTCADHTHAGMLLNTCIACPITSILQNPLGEPSARFFAASVVTALEDLHKNGVLYRGVSPDVLMLDQTGYLQLVDFRFGKRLADERTFTICGMADSLAPEIVQGKGHGLPADWWALGVLVYFLLKGEMPFGSWRESEIDTFAKIAKGQFTLPHTFSAEAVDLITKLLDIDENTRLGSQGADYVKSHPWFNDIDWKEVEEHSFPVPHEIICRINQHLENQSEEVASSALFAAQDLEELNTPEWLEDW; encoded by the exons ATGCTAGAGCTGCTGAAATTGGTGTTTTTTCACCTGCTACCTCGGATGCGGATGACGATGAAGCTAGAGACCAATCGAGTCACCTTAGGGACCATGAAGCAG CGGGGGTTTTATCCTGATGCTCTTGATAAAGCTAACCAAGATAGTTTTTGCATTCACACTCCTTTCGGGACAAATCCTAATGACCACTTTTTTGGGGTTTTTGATGGGCATGGTGAATATGGAGCTCAATGCTCACAATTTGTAAAGCAGAAGTTATGTGAAAATTTACTTAGGAATAGTCGGTTTCATATGGATGCTGTAGAGGCATGTTATGCTTCTTTTTTAAAGACAAATTCAGAGCTACATGATGATGATATTGATGATAGTATGAGTGGGACGACAGCAATTACAGTGTTAGTTCGGGATGGGACTATATATGTTGCCAATTCTGGAGATTCCAGGGCTGTTATTGCCGAAAGGAGAGGTGCAAATATTGTAGCTGTTGACCTATCAATAGATCAAACTCCTTTTAGAGATGATGAACTTGAACGGGTTAGGCTATGTGGAGCTAGGGTTCTTACATTGGATCAGATTGAAGGGCTAAAAAACCCAGATGTACAGTGTTGGGATACCGAAGAGGGAGATGATGGCGATCCTCCTAGATTATGGGTTCCAAACGGGATGTATCCTGGCACAGCATTCACAAGAAGCATTGGTGATTCTATTGCTGAGTCAATTGGGGTTGTTGGAAACCCTGAAATCGTGGCCTTCGAACTTACGGCTGATCATCCTTTCTTTGTTCTTGCCAGTGACGGGGTGTTTGAGTTCCTTTCTAGCCAAGCAGTGGTTGACATG GTAGGAAAATACAAGGATCCCCGTGATGCTTGTGCTGCCATTGTCGCTGAATCTTATCGACTGTGGCTACAGTATGAAACTCGTACAGATGATATTACAGTAATTGTTGTGCATATTAGCGGATTAATAAAT AGTTCTGGTGGTCAATCAGCAAGCCCTAGTGATGTTCTAAAACCTCCCCTACCCCAATTTGTAGAGATTTCAGGATCAGAATCTCCTTCTGTGATGGGCTGGAATATTAGGCATCAGCGCGTGAGGCAAGATATATCAAGAACACGTCTTCGTGCAATTGAAAGTTCTTTAGAGAATGGACAAGTGTGGGTACCTCCATCTCCAGCCCACAGGAAAACATGGGAAGAAGAA GCACATATTGAGCGGGCCTTGCACGATCATTTTCTATTCAGAAAGCTTACTGATTCTCAGTGTCACGTACTATTAGATTGCATGCAACGAGTGGAGTTTCAACCAGGAGACATCGTAGTGAAGCTG GGGGGAGAAGGGGACTGCTTTTATGTTGTAGGCAGTGGAGTATTTGAGGTCTTGGCAAAGCAG GACGAGACAAGCGGAGAGGTGCCGAAGGTCTTGCAACAATATACAGCTGAAAAGTTGTCATCATTTGGAGAGCTCGCACTCAT GTATAATAAACCTCTACAAGCTTCTGTCCGTGCTGTGACACATGGAACCCTTTGGGCTCTGAAAAGAGAAGATTTTAGAGGAATTCTTATGTCAGAGTTTTCGAATTTGTCATCATTGAAGTTGCTGCGGTCAGTGGATCTTCTCTCAAAACTGACTATACTGCAACTGAGTCATATTGCAGATTCTCTTTCAGAAGTTTTTTTCTCCGATGGCCAGATACTAATTGATAGG AATGAGGATCTTCAGGGATTGTATATTGTCCAGAAGGGACAAGTaataattaattatgatttggAAGCAGTAAGAGATCGAAATCCCACGAGCCTTTTGTCAGAGAGTCTAAATCAACAAAATACTGCAGCTAGCAATAAAGAATCCACAGTGAAGAAGACCGAGGGAAGCTATTTTGGTGAGTGGACACTCGTTGGTGAAAGCATAGAGTCCTTGAGCGCTACTGCAGTGGGTAATGTGACTTGCGCTGTGTTAACAAAGGAAAAGTTTGAGTCAATCGTTGGCCCTCTAGTAAAACTTCCACAGGATGACTATTACAA GTCAAGCGAAAGTTCTGCACGGTTTCCAAAGGATTCTGCTGGAAGGATTGATCCTTCTACCCTTTCAACAGTTCAACTTTCAGATTTG GAGTGGAGGACATGCAAATATTCTACTGACTGCAGTGAAATTGGCCTTGTTCTTGTAAGGAATTCAG CAGAAAACTTGCTTACTTTGAAGAGGTTTTCAAAGCAGAAAATAAGAAATCTGGCAAAAGAAGCTCAGGTTTTGAAGGAAAAAGATCTCCTGAAAAGTTTAAGCCATTCGTCTTCTGTGCCACAACTTCTCTGCACATGTGCTGATCATACACATGCAGGCATGCTTCTAAATACATGCATTGCTTGCCCTATTACTTCCATTCTTCAGAACCCACTTGGTGAACCTTCCGCAAGGTTCTTTGCTGCCTCTGTTGTCACTGCCCTAGAAGATTTACACAAG AATGGTGTTCTTTACAGAGGTGTGTCTCCAGATGTCCTAATGCTCGATCAAACAGGATATTTGCAG CTTGTGGACTTCAGGTTTGGGAAAAGGTTAGCCGATGAAAGAACATTTACAATATGTGGAATGGCTGACTCTTTGGCTCCAGAAATAGTCCAAGGGAAAGGACATGGTCTTCCTGCTGACTG GTGGGCCTTGGGTGTGTTGGTCTATTTCTTGTTAAAAGGTGAAATGCCGTTTGGTTCATGGAGAGAGAGTGAAATTGATACATTTGCAAAGATTGCAAAAGGACAGTTCACGCTTCCACATACTTTTAGTGCTGAAGCCGTTGATCTCATCACTAAG tTACTAGACATTGATGAAAACACAAGACTTGGAAGCCAAGGCGCTGACTATGTTAAAAGTCATCCATGGTTTAATGACATTGATTGGAAAGAAGTAGAAGAACATTCTTTTCCCGTGCCCCATGAGATCATCTGCCGCATAAATCAACATTTAGAAAATCAAAGTGAAGAGGTAGCTTCTTCTGCACTTTTCGCAGCCCAAGACCTAGAAGAGCTCAACACTCCAGAATGGCTGGAGGACTGGTAG